The following nucleotide sequence is from Schistosoma mansoni strain Puerto Rico chromosome 4, complete genome.
ACATTAACTAACCTTACTTTAAGAATCTACTGTGAAACACGAAGTAGTTGCTGCCGTAGAGATAAATGGTGTTGCAACTGATGTATATAAGTACAATTTCCCCAATACATTGACTCTAAATCGTGTTATCGAGGTAACTAGTTCTATGCAACATTTTAAGCCTTAGAGTTTTAGTCCAGACTATGTGTGCAGCTTAAATGCAAACGTATGGAGTCTCTGTCCACCTTGTCAGCCATTCACAAGGTTGGGGAAACGCATGTGTGAAGCAGATAACAGGAGCTCTTCGTTTTTCCATGTTCTTGATCTAATAAGCATGTGAGTccaatcaattaattaataaaacttAGTCTGAAACCAGCAGGAATCATACTTGAGAACGTAAAAGGATTTGAACATTCTGAGCCATGGCGACGACTGATAGAAGTGCTAAACAGTTGTGATTATGAATATCGAGTAAGAGTACCTAATCttactttcattttttttgaAGCCGGATATTAAACCATTAAGTGTTATCAGTTAAGATttagatcttccacatattaTTAAACCATTCCTGTATACTTATTTGTTTACAGTACAACAGCCTGGGAAAAATAACCATGCGGTACATTAAACGAAATAAACTGATTGTCATTTGAACCTAACCGTAGACAAATTCGCTGATATCAAACTAATATTCTTTTATCAGTCGCCAAAGAAACAGTTCATAGTTCACTTCATTTTACCGGATAAATATTATACACTGTAGATCATTAGTCCTCGTTGTCTGGAACGGTAATGAAAGCTTTGCAAATAAACCATCTAGCTTACTAATgtagtttttttaattattgaattcCATACACATTGAAGGGGACTTAACAGAGCAGATGTAGCGTCCGAGTCTCTCTGTATTACTTTTCACCAATTTAAGTTTTAAGTGTGTATTATATGCTTTGTCCAGAGTTACTTTATATCAGCAATTTGTAAATCTAGTCACGTTGATGGAACTTGGGAATCATTGTGTGGAACGTAGAAATAATTACGGGAGTTTTGAGGACAATCAACTAGAAAGTTATATGACCTTCATAAAGCTATCATATTATCCATTCTGTCATAGAGACATGTAAACAAAAGCTGTTCGCGTTGTATCTTAGAGTAGGAAAGTCTATGTATGTTCCAGCAGTGTAAATTGGTGAATCCACCACCGATCATTCCAGCTTAAAACGAGAGACCTGATTAGATTAGATATAAAATTCCTGAGTAATTACAAGAAGTGCCGATTTATGGAATTCAAAAAGATTAAAAATCAACTGGTTTTGAGTCATATCATTTGTTAAAATATGTAAACATATATGATGAGAATGATTGTCAATTGCTAGGACCATAATCTAAGGAACAAGTTGAAGACCATACTCAACACTGTATACTTGACAGGGGTTTATAGTGCTTTTAGGCGGAGGTTCACTTAGCTCTTCTTAGACGACGTTTACTTACATCCCACTATCATTTGAAACCTAGGTTTTCTTCTGTGACCGCACACCATCCGTATTTACTAACGTGAATGTAAtttactttgtttatatttgtGATAATTAAGATTGTTGAACAAGTACGTCTACATTATGAGAACCTTACAAACCGTTGCCTGAAATCATTTTGTCTTGAGACGTTCTTTAGGAATGAAGATTAATTCTCCTAAGTTATCTGATCAACTTAATTTCCACAAATAATATTCTTGCAAAACGGAATCTTTTGCCAGTGTTACTGAAGACTTATTTAAAAAACTTCAGTAATTCACCAAACCGTAAATATTTAGTAATTACTATCAGTGTTGCAAAAATTGCTGAAGCATAATAACTGTTACCAATAAAACTGTGAGTAAATAAGTATCTGTGATGTTTGTGTTATCATTTGCATACAACTAAATGCTTAATTTTTAACAATAAACCAATAGTAGATTTCATTACAAAGCTTTAATAGCCTAATTTGCttaaatttaaatttcatttgcGACTGAATAGAGCGAATGTATTACATACACATTTTATTATAACTACTGAATGTATTTCCTGACTAACTAACGCACtacattttgtatttatatatCTAATTAATTTGGTTTATATTTTAGCAATTTCTACTTTCTCCTCTGCAGTTTGGCATACCTAACTGTCGCCTCCGTTTCTATCTTCTTGCTCGTTTGCGCTCATCATCTTggaattcaaattttaaaatgGGAAAATCAGAATCGATTGATTTGAGACCACCAATCGATGCACCCATGTTACCCGGCTGTCAATGTACTTCATGCAGTGGTGTTATCAGGTAAATATTTTTGAGTTTCAATAATTAGTGTAGAATTCCATATTCTTTTGTGTTCAAGAAGCTCATTTCATCTGAAAATAATGGTGCAGTTGAAAAACAATATGATTTCTGAAAATACTTAGGAGCTCTTCCAGCCTAGTTAATAACTCATCAACAATCCTCAAATTTAACTTCTAAACAGACTGAGTTCGTGAACCACAGTCCCTGTAATGTGCATATTTCAATGAGCCATCACTTTGTATCTTGTTAGTTCTCTTCTTTAATCTTGGTTACATTGCTTCTTTATACCATCGATAGGGTACTTTCTATCTCCAGATTTAAAATTGTCATTCTTATCCAATGCAGCTTATCAACCGTACAAAACATCAGCTTATCGAAGAAATTCATCAGTCTATTGCTTATGTATTTATACTTTATACTGTGTTCCAATCCAGCTGTTATGTTATTAGTGATTAACTATGACAGATTTGTCTGATAGAGTTCATACTCAGTTCAATGAACTTAACTGACCACAGATTGTTCCAATTCAGTATTCAAAAAAGCAGCTGTTTCAATGTTTCTATTCATTCAAATCCATTTCATCCATCTCACATTTTTCCACGCTTCTACTCAGATGAATCAATTACGATCATGGACAGTTCTTTGAGTGCCTGGTTTTGTACTGGAAAAACTAAGGTTACTCATGTAGTTTTGTTGCAGATAATCAAATATAGTGCAGGTACTCCGTAATGTAATATAAACCTGAAATCTTCCATTTTTATGAATCTAAACTTTATCGGCATAAAATGGAAGTAGGTTTATTGTCTACACAAAGATCCTGTTTAATAGataaagaaaattattattCCTTACAAAGATCTTAACAGATACCAATAATATTTCACaggtaaaaaaaaatgataCGTTTAAATTCCTTTAGGCCAGTATTTTTCACTAAAGAATAACTATTTCATCTGGCTCTAAAAACTCAGTAAGggattttattatcaaataacctAAAACTGTTAATAATATTTGACCTTTAAAAATTTACTTATTTCTTTGCGAAACGTATTTATCCATGTACATATTTTTCTTATATAAGCCACATAGAACATACAGATGATAATTTCACTGAATATATCCAATTTTGTCGACCAATATCGGAGTTTTTATTAGTACCAAGTGACAGTTCTAAAGAGGTAAGATTATATAAGTTAACTTGCCTCCTTTTACAAGTTATATTTTCTAGATGAGAAGTGCCTTCAGCGTTATTTCCGTGTACTTGATATCGTCAGATCTTGCGATAAGAAAACAAGATGTTTTACAAAAGGTTATTCAAAACGATTGGAAGGTACAGGATCTGTATTTCAGACATCTATGGAAAATGAAGTAAGTTTCTTTTACTAGTACAAATGGTATTTTTGCTTAAAAAATTTTCCATTACATATAGGATTCTTTTGCAAACTGGTTTAAAAAGTATCTTCGGTCAACCATTGAAAAATTAACTTCGGATTATTTTGACGATGGTCAGTACAGCAATAGGATCTTCTGGAACGATAACCGCTTGTGCACTTTCTACCAATTTGATTTTCCTTCGGTTGTCAtgttttcagtcagtcagtcagcaacaacgtaggaccaggcatatatatgcgtcggtccaagttgccatacctcattagcacaacaagatgaacaccggattcatagaagtaattaatttagtggtggtagtatataaagaaaggttgtaaataaggatatagtataggaaggaaaaagttatgaagcaattttaatctcaaggtttaagggaagataaagagtgtatacacctacgccattgtgatcgattctgagccatgtcacccagagtctccaaccattggttacgatattcacgcggaccccaaccaggtttTCTTAGttcaacatatataagcgaacaatattgttttcgattagatcctcatcaggcttcactctaatatacagtaatatttatatgcatatacgaaattattaaaccaatcaaggcagtttataagtcaatgataacagtggaatagattacatgaTAAGTggaaagtacaaattggtagtgtgatgacaggtgtactagctgtgacaagaataataaaggcttgaatcaatgttacataatcggaaataggtcaatgattggaaaaatatagacactgaaataacattcataaaatcaTTAGATTACGCAATAAGaaatgttcagataattggaccgtgaaacATATATTTGAGGAAAAAAATGGTAGGAGGGGATGAAGAAAAATggacgaagaaagagtatggaaaataaagttatttattaaggccaagggagagataagggtgttacaaatttcttatgagcACCAAGATTTGGATTGTTGGCTCGAATTCCTATAGgttctgctatgtgtaagagacgagatcaaaccccataaggaaaactagaagaatacgataaataactttaagtgacttatttctgtcaactatatgaccgctatcaatcaagtgtggAAGAAACGAGCTCCGTATTGTTTTGACAGTACCTTTTcttaaccacgaagggaggtggtcactaactctttggctcagttgtctagtagtgcgcccaatatagctttctccacaggagccgctgaattcgtagatacacatagaagtggcataaccaggtaacttattctttagttggggaatcaccataTATCGGGTCGAGtactgcagcccggatgaagtgaaagatgaattttacagaaagctttctgaacttcttcagaaagctaagcgctcagacatcgTACTCGTAGCGAGTGACTTTAATGCCAAAGTAGGTAGCGTAAACCAAGCAAAAAGAGATTtgggtgggtattttagtattccggctcaacgaaccgataatggtgatcgtctgttgcaactatgctcagataatcgttgatttttagcaaacactaattttaagcataaggagagacatcgtctaacatggcgaccacctgcaccaaaccaacgatggactcaaatagaccatattccCATcggtcatcgttggagaggctcaatagaagatcgTTGCTCGTactggaatacttgtttagactctgatcatgctttaatacgagcacgcatttgttcgCGCCTCACTGAACGCAGAAAAACCATACTAAGAAGACCTATTAGAATTGAACTGAGGGACGAGAAAGTCAGAAGtcccaggaacaactgagttcacatttaggcagttctgtaaacgaagctgacccagatgttgctagGAAAGAtaatacgaacagctgtggaaacagcagtaacatctattagtgatttaaaccatagggctccaaaacaccaatggatttcttctaagtctatttcactgatggattctcgtaaattCATCCCATCAGGTTCTAAACACGATGAGgaatgaaaacaaatcagatctaggttagccaaaagtctaaggaacgatcgtgagcagtggtgggcaacgaaagcaaaagagatggagaaggcagcggctgtagtcaacaccaggcaactattcagactgataaaagaaaccggaattaagaagtcaagtgtaagtgagacaatctcggaaaaagacggaacccttatctacTCTCagtccagacgtttagaacgatgggcggaacactttaaggagcagtttagctggccttcagctactgcacaactacccaccattcccagacAGCCTGAatagaacattgaagtaggtcccccgactttatttgaagttcaaaaggctatggctaatctaaaacgaggaagagcagctggtccagatggattggctccagaggtctttaaatatggtggtccaattttagcgactaggctgactaatattctggctaaaatctggaagttggacgtaatcccatccgactggtcacaatcacttattgtcccaatatataagaaggggccaaaatcatcctgtgataaccatagagggataagtctgactaacatagcatctaaaatactagcctcaataattatcgggcgcctaactaagactcgtgtgtaggaagcaatttcctacaggggtaactttaagctattctctaaactgtcgaatacagagtcttggtttcgccaaagtcaaaacaagtaagctatttggcttaataaactttatctgtttctaaaacgtaaattaacaacatTAGTATGTGAATAAACAGTAGTCTATTACATAGTGAAAGGGAGAAATATAAATgacataccgaacagtaactggGGAATAGGAAAAGTGAGTCAAAAAGGGAGAATATTGTTTcagaatgaacataaaattgtgattggtggataaaacaaagacagtcatacaaggtcaaagaatTTAGTGCGGTGGTGAGCGTTTCACCTATCATTGGTGTGTTCACTTATTGATCACACTTTACACTCCCCCCGAAACGCGAACCACGTCCGTCGTCGTACGTCGCCGTCTGATAACTGGCTTCTTCCAATAGACACAGGCTTCGCACATCCCGAAGATTTCTTCGCTTGCCATTCTCAACCTTGCTGTACGAACTCGTCCATCTGGGCCATAGCTTACCTGTTCGACAATGGCTTTAGGCCATATACTTCTGCTCGTTTCAAAGCTACTAACGAGAACTTGGTCGCCCGGTTGTAAATTCTTGCATATGTTCAACCATTTATCTCTTGTTTGGAGAGTCGTTAGATATTCTCTTATCCACCTATACCAAAATGCGGTGGTTAACCTCCGAGCTTCTTTCcatcttttattgtataataaagTCTTATCCACAGAAACATCGCCGGATGATAATCCTTTGTAAGTCAACAACGATTTATCCGGTATAAGAGCCTCTAGGGTACCAGGATCATCCGTCATTTTAACTAGTGGTCTGTTATTTAATATCCTTAAAGCTTCATCGATCGGCACACTTTGAAATAAAAGCGCTCTTAGAATAGTCCAATAGATGACCGATGAAATGGGAATATTTAACTGTTCTTTTGCATACTTGCCGACTTTAGTACAGAGAGCACATACTGTTAATTCCATTCTGGGCATAGTGACTAGTTTTAGAGGAGCAACTCTAAAATTAGCTACCAGAAAGGAGCAATGAATCTGACGAGAAACACTTCCATAACGAATATACGTAACAGTATCATACGCAAGCTCAGAAGCATCGGTAAAACAATTAATCTAAGATGATGGTTCaaactctgatttcaaacatcTTCGTATTCTTAAGTAGTTCGACTCTTTTATGCGTCTACGCCAAATATTCCACTTCGCTTGACAATCTATGTGTAACTCTGCGTCCCAGTCTAATTTCTGCCGACAAGTATCATGTAAGGTCATTTTGGCTGGTAGTATTATTGAGGCAATAAGCCCTACTGGATCACGAATAGATGCTACATATGACAAAATATTTCTTCTGGTTAGGTTTCCATGATACTCACGAACTTTGAAACATGATTCTTCTGTTCGGATGTTCCACTCGATTCCCAGAGTTCGCTTACTCGTCTCATTAGACTCGCAGACGGTAACGTTTCCTTCAGTACGGTCTTTCTCTGGGTCGAACTCCAACACTTCAACATTATTGCTACTCCATTTAGTTAAGTTAAATCCTCCCAAACTCAGAAGTCCTTTGAAGTGTGAATGTGTCAGTTTGGCTTCTTCTGTAGTATCCACACTTATCAATAAATCGTCCACATAGAACTGTTCCTTAGCTAATTGCGTAACAACTCTGGGAAATTTATCTAGATTATCAGAAATTGCTTTCTGCAAGGCAAACGTGGCACAACATGGCGATGAGGTTGCTCCGAACAGACGGACTTTCATTCTATAGACCTCTGGCTCCCTTTCTAAGTCTCCACCTGGCCACCACAAAAATCTAAGAGCATCTCGATCACGTGCCGGAACTACTACTTGATGGAACATGGCTTCTATGTCCGCCGTAAGACCTATCGGTCGTTGTCGAAACCTGGTAAATACGTCTACTAGGTTATTGACTAAATCAGGTCCAGAATACAGATTCTTGTTTAAAGACGTTCCAGCATACTGAGCTGCACAATCAAAAACTGTTCTTAATTTGTTAGGCTTTTTGGGATGAATGACAGGGTGATGAGGAAGATACCAAATTCGTCCATCAAGGTGGTTATCGTTTACCCTTTCGGCATAATCTCGTTCTATATACTGAGTCATAGCGCTCGTATAGTCTTGGAGCAACTTCGTATTCCGAATAAGTCAACCTTTTAAACAGCTAAGTCTACGTTCTgctaatttcttattattaggCAACTTGTGTTCGTGCCTCCAAGGTAGAGCTATTTGATAGTGCCCATTTAACCTTTGCACTGAATTCGATATAGCACCAAGTGCTATACGATCTTCTACAGACATTGACGTGGTACAACTAAATGGATCTTTGAATCCCGTTGAGAAAAATTGTTCAAACTTATCCTCTAATTCCTCTTTATTTGAGAGGTAATTAAGTACACGTTTGCTTCCATGGAGTTCCCCGTAGGGACCGAACAACGTCCAACCTAATAGAGTTCTCACAGCAGACGGTTCGTTCGTCTTCCCAGTTCTTACCTCTTTCATCTCGTGCACGCTTGGTGCGTTACACCCAATCAACAGTTTGACATTTTCGTCTTCTACTCTCGGAAACCTTATGTCCTTTAAATAAGACCAAGATGCCATTTGATGCGCCGTTGGCACAGTCCTGTGAACCGTTGGTAGTTTTTTGACTGTCAACACCTTTTGCACTTTAACAGACGACGAAAAATCTATGGAGTGCAATTCTACATCGACCTCCTTGGATATCAACGACGATTCATCACTAAGAGTTTTTAAAGACACCGTTTTTTGTTTTCCCTCGAGGCTTAACTCCTTAGCCAGATCATCAACAATGAGGGACGTATCTGACCCACTATCTAGCAAGGCGCAAGTCTGAATAATCTTCTCACCATTTTTTAACCATACAGGCACCACTGCAAATGCTACTGGTCTCTGCATACGCTTAACACTTCCCTCCGTACAGAACTGAGTACTAATGTAAACATCACTATTGCTATCTCTCTGTTCTCCGTGCTTCTCGTGTAACAGGGTATGATGTCTCCAACCGCATCCTTCAACAACACATGACCTCGGTGATCGACAGTTTTTAGCTACATGGTTAGCCTTCAGACAAACATTACATAACTTGTGTCTAAGAACGAATTCTTTCCTTTCTCTAACATTCTTGTCTTGAAACTTCTGATATTGATCTAAGGAATGATCACCTGAGCACTCTAAACAGGATGAACTACGTAAGTGGACATTGTCATCATTACTACTCATATAAGATATCCTTGCTGCATTGTAATCTGCATTACATCTCCCCTTTAGAACCCCGATATCCCTATTGTCACTATTACTACCGCGATTGACGAGTAATCCATATCGAGTATTAGCCATATCGGCTTGTTCCTTTACAAAGGCAGTAAGGTCGGCGAATAGAGGCTCATGACCTCCTCTGATAATCTTATAAGCTGTCTTTAGCCACTTTTGTTGAACATGCGTCGGTAATTTCAGAACCATAGCTTCAATAGTTCTGGTAGAGTTCAGGTCAGAAACGTAATTCATTTGTTCGAGAGTCAAACAGCATGCTTGCATTTCCCGGGACAATTTTCTTAAACCATCTGATTGGTTCCTTTTTATATTGGGAAAATTTAGCAAGTTGTCGATGAACGTGCATGCTATTACGTGCTTTTGACCAAAGGTTTCTTCTAAAAGCTTTAGGGCTTGATGATAGCCTATCTCTGGTTCTAGTATAGCACAATGAAGAATGGCGGCTTTCGCTTCGCCGTCACAATATTGAATCAAGTAATTTAGTTTAGCTCTAAATCCAATATTCTCGCATCCGATGCATTCCTCgaaatttctaataaaattcCAGTAATTAATTGGGGTACCATCGAATCTTAAGATTTCCCTTTTTGGTAAATACAGATTTTTTAATATTACATCCTCGCTGTTGTTTATTGATCGACCGAAACCCTCACTTCCCTGGCGGCGTAACTTTTCTAGCTCAATTTCCTTTTCCAACTGAGTTATACGTAATCTAGCTAACTCTAATTCTATCATGCTATTAGTTTTGGGTTTGTCCTTTTCAAGTTGGTCTTCATCATAAACTCCCAGATGATGTGGTGATAACTCTGGAATCTCATCGGAATCGTAGTATTTATTAGAAGTCATTTTTGTAAGTGTGTCGAGGTTTACTGTTCGAAACTTTGTAggaagcaatttcctacaggGGTAAATTTAAGCTATTCTCTAAACTGTCGAATACAGAGTCTTGGTTTCGCCAAAGTcaaaacaagtaagctatttggcttaataaactttatctgtttctaaaacgtaaattaacaacatTAGTATGTGAATAAACAGTAGTCTATTACATAGTGAAAGGGAGAAATATAAATgacataccgaacagtaactggGGAATAGGAAAAGTGAGTCAAAAAGGGAGAATATTGTTTcagaatgaacataaaattgtgattggtggataaaacaaa
It contains:
- a CDS encoding putative dna (cytosine-5)-methyltransferase yields the protein MRVLELYSGIGGMHIAFKESTVKHEVVAAVEINGVATDVYKYNFPNTLTLNRVIESFSPDYVCSLNANVWSLCPPCQPFTRLGKRMCEADNRSSSFFHVLDLISILKPAGIILENVKGFEHSEPWRRLIEVLNSCDYEYRQFLLSPLQFGIPNCRLRFYLLARLRSSSWNSNFKMGKSESIDLRPPIDAPMLPGCQCTSCSGVISHIEHTDDNFTEYIQFCRPISEFLLVPSDSSKELYFLDEKCLQRYFRVLDIVRSCDKKTRCFTKGYSKRLEGTGSVFQTSMENEVSFFY